The Drosophila biarmipes strain raj3 chromosome 2L, RU_DBia_V1.1, whole genome shotgun sequence genome has a window encoding:
- the LOC108028924 gene encoding LOW QUALITY PROTEIN: uncharacterized protein LOC108028924 (The sequence of the model RefSeq protein was modified relative to this genomic sequence to represent the inferred CDS: inserted 1 base in 1 codon; deleted 1 base in 1 codon), with amino-acid sequence MQSPNRGREDSYSSSIRNKHETPPEKFESAGXRNLQVLNVERFLAVRGNACWPAFDTKATRKRWTNEPQVKALGKI; translated from the exons ATGCAATCCCCCAATCGAGGCCGGGAGGACTCTTACTCG AGCTCCATTCGGAACAAACACGAAACTCCGCCAGAAAAGTTCGAGTCGGCCG GAAGAAATTTACAAGTGTTAAATGTCGAACGCTTTTTGGCAGTGAGGGGAAATGCGTGCTGGCCGGCTTTCGACACGAAGGCAACGCGGAAGCGGTGGACAAATGAACCCCAGGTTAAGGCACTCGGAAAAATATAG
- the LOC108028979 gene encoding zinc finger protein 135: MDKLKYSRCPLKKRPIMVEESCPEDHLSHDEGPVDLSVASAAVPLEPHWAAKTEPEPQTVPTELRRRFDAAMSQTKEQLARRIWEETREIARAFPDVFTREEIAKSLARLGYGEFELPPEEEVMEPEPEPEQQSPLGYARAASPNTIIKVEPTEEEHFPLRNYNNNLLKSIAEYEDCMKMQTIKEEIVPVPPPQIHQYYPPPTPLSEPEDLSVTQRRVLSENMNLQNVARALLSMQHMAPQQHPPPPQDMEEDQENQDLNQLKIKSSNDLYYQCQQCNKCYATYAGLVKHQQTHAYESTEYKIIRSQPGGSGAIVDQTEFCTDQASALIQAANAASAQSMQKPVGVPRYHCQDCGKSYSTYSGLSKHQQFHCPSAEGNQVKKVFSCKNCDKTYVSLGALKMHIRTHTLPCKCPICGKAFSRPWLLQGHIRTHTGEKPFSCQHCNRAFADRSNLRAHMQTHSDVKKYSCPTCTKSFSRMSLLAKHLQSGCHSEQGGGGPSGSGGGFDQQQLQQHLQGYEEGHSPHQVYYAGSVGSSNGEEEEGGDYPIPRPQVIY, translated from the exons ATGGATAAACTCAAGTACAGCCGCTGTCCGCTCAAGAAGCGTCCGATAATGGTGGAGGAGTCCTGCCCAGAGGATCACCTGAGTCACG ATGAAGGACCCGTTGACCTGAGTGTAGCCTCAGCCGCTGTTCCCCTGGAACCCCATTGGGCGGCCAAGACGGAGCCGGAGCCCCAGACGGTTCCCACGGAGCTGAGACGCCGCTTCGACGCCGCCATGAGTCAGACCAAGGAGCAGTTGGCCCGCCGGATCTGGGAGGAAACCCGGGAGATAGCCCGCGCCTTTCCCGATGTCTTCACCCGCGAGGAAATCGCCAAGAGCCTGGCTCGCCTGGGCTACGGCGAGTTCGAGCTgccgccggaggaggaggtTATGGAACCGGAACCAGAGCCAGAACAGCAGAGCCCCCTGGGCTATGCCAGAGCGGCCAGTCCAAACACCATCATCAAAGTGGAACCCACGGAGGAGGAGCACTTTCCCCTGCGAAACTACAACAACAATCTACTCAAGAGCATAGCCGAGTATGAGGATTGTATGAAAATGCAGACCATTAAGGAGGAGATCGTCCCAGTGCCCCCTCCCCAGATCCACCAGTACTATCCACCCCCCACTCCGCTGTCGGAGCCCGAGGATCTTTCGGTGACCCAGAGGAGGGTGCTGAGCGAGAACATGAACCTGCAGAATGTGGCCAGGGCGTTGCTCAGCATGCAGCACATGGCTCCCCAGCAGCATCCCCCGCCTCCGCAGGACATGGAGGAGGACCAGGAGAACCAGGACCTCAACCAGCTGAAGATCAAGAGCAGCAACGATCTGTACTACCAGTGCCAGCAGTGCAACAAGTGCTATGCCACCTATGCGGGACTGGTGAAGCATCAGCAGACCCATGCCTACGAGAGCACCGAGTACAAGATCATCCGGAGCCAGCCCGGAGGATCGGGAGCCATAGTGGACCAAACCGAGTTCTGCACGGATCAGGCCTCCGCCTTGATCCAGGCAGCCAATGCGGCGTCGGCGCAGAGCATGCAGAAGCCAGTGGGAGTGCCAAGGTATCATTGCCAGGACTGCGGCAAGAGCTACTCCACCTACTCGGGGCTGTCGAAGCACCAGCAGTTCCACTGCCCCTCGGCCGAGGGCAACCAGGTGAAGAAGGTGTTCAGCTGCAAGAACTGCGACAAGACCTACGTGTCCTTGGGGGCCCTCAAGATGCACATTCGCACCCACACGCTGCCCTGCAAGTGCCCCATTTGCGGCAAGGCCTTCTCGCGACCCTGGCTGCTCCAGGGCCACATCCGCACCCACACGGGGGAGAAGCCCTTCAGCTGCCAGCACTGCAATAGGGCCTTCGCGGACAGGTCCAACCTGCGGGCCCACATGCAGACCCACTCGGACGTGAAGAAGTACTCCTGCCCCACCTGCACCAAGTCCTTTTCGCGCATGTCCCTGCTGGCCAAGCACCTGCAGAGTGGCTGCCACAGTGAGCAGGGTGGCGGAGGGCCCAGCGGCTCGGGGGGTGGCTTCgaccagcagcagctccagcagcaCCTGCAGGGCTACGAGGAGGGCCACAGTCCCCACCAGGTCTACTACGCCGGCAGCGTGGGCAGCAGCAacggcgaggaggaggagggcggGGACTACCCCATTCCTCGCCCACAGGTCATCTATTAA